A region of Bacteroidota bacterium DNA encodes the following proteins:
- a CDS encoding polysaccharide deacetylase family protein: MKRRTFVQQLGMSALALGTGTLRLDNPLGRRPSHLVTFSFDDGFKKSFLEAARIHEQHGLSGCFNVIASAHLPEFVEPDDYIKKHLMGDFDTWNSLQDRGHEVMVHSWAHNNLARLPEERAKKLIDKSLDYFEKHLDGFKRKDAIFNFPFNASTPALEDHTLAQVRAIRTGGNWDVNPFPTAETRRLSCVIYPRPGNGDAWVENHVNTFLENEQGGWLIVNTHGLGDEGWGPISAAYLDKLLGRLVKLAQVEVLNVTQVLDKYA, translated from the coding sequence ATGAAAAGAAGAACGTTTGTGCAGCAACTGGGCATGAGCGCCCTGGCATTGGGAACAGGTACGTTGCGTCTGGACAACCCTTTGGGCCGGCGTCCCTCGCATTTGGTGACCTTCAGTTTTGATGACGGATTCAAGAAGTCATTTCTGGAGGCTGCCCGAATCCATGAGCAGCATGGCCTTTCGGGATGTTTCAATGTTATAGCCTCAGCGCACTTACCCGAATTTGTGGAGCCCGACGACTACATCAAGAAGCATCTGATGGGTGATTTTGACACCTGGAATAGCTTACAGGATAGAGGACACGAAGTGATGGTGCATAGCTGGGCGCACAACAACCTCGCCCGCTTACCAGAAGAGCGCGCCAAAAAGCTGATCGATAAGTCACTTGATTACTTTGAAAAACACCTCGACGGTTTTAAGCGGAAAGATGCCATTTTCAATTTCCCGTTTAACGCATCAACGCCGGCACTGGAGGACCATACGTTGGCGCAGGTACGAGCCATTCGAACGGGCGGCAACTGGGATGTTAATCCATTTCCTACTGCTGAAACGCGCCGGCTAAGCTGCGTCATCTATCCCAGACCAGGAAACGGCGATGCCTGGGTGGAGAACCATGTGAATACGTTCCTGGAAAATGAGCAAGGTGGGTGGCTGATTGTCAATACGCACGGTTTGGGAGACGAAGGGTGGGGACCCATCAGTGCGGCCTATCTGGACAAGCTGCTGGGCCGGCTGGTAAAACTAGCCCAAGTCGAGGTCCTGAATGTTACACAGGTACTCGACAAGTACGCCTGA